Proteins co-encoded in one Dama dama isolate Ldn47 chromosome 2, ASM3311817v1, whole genome shotgun sequence genomic window:
- the LOC133069542 gene encoding LOW QUALITY PROTEIN: mitochondrial import receptor subunit TOM40 homolog (The sequence of the model RefSeq protein was modified relative to this genomic sequence to represent the inferred CDS: substituted 1 base at 1 genomic stop codon), giving the protein MGNVLAASSPPAGPPPPPAPPLVGLPPPPPSPPGFTLPPLGGGLGAGAGTGRGSERTPGTAAASSGGTGDDGACGCLPNPGTFEECHRKCKELFPIQMEGVKLTVNKGLSNHFQVNHTVALSTTGESNYHFGVTYVGTKXLSPTEAFPVLVGDMDNSGSLNAQVIHQLGPGLRSKMAIQTQQSKFVNWQVDGEYRGSDFTAAVTLGNPDVLVGSGILVAHYLQSITPCLALGGELVYHRRPGEEGTVMSLAGKYTLNNWLATVTLGQAGMHATYYHKASDQLQVGVEFEASTRMQDTSVSFGYQLDLPKANLLFKGSVDSNWIVGATLEKKLPPLPLTLALGAFLNHRKNKFQCGFGLTIG; this is encoded by the coding sequence ATGGGGAACGTACTGGCTGCTAGCTCGCCGCCCGcagggccgccgccgccgcctgcgCCTCCCCTCGTGGGACTGCCGCCACCTCCGCCCTCTCCTCCCGGCTTCACGTTGCCGCCACTCGGGGGCGGCCTGGGCGCTGGAGCTGGCACAGGTCGAGGTTCCGAACGGACCCCCGGGACTGCGGCTGCCAGCTCTGGAGGGACCGGGGACGATGGGGCCTGCGGCTGCCTGCCCAACCCGGGCACGTTCGAGGAGTGCCACCGGAAGTGCAAGGAGCTGTTTCCTATTCAGATGGAAGGTGTCAAGCTCACAGTCAACAAAGGGTTGAGTAATCATTTCCAGGTGAACCACACAGTAGCCCTCAGCACAACTGGGGAGTCCAACTACCACTTCGGGGTCACGTATGTGGGGACGAAGTAGCTGAGTCCCACAGAGGCATTCCCCGTGCTGGTGGGTGACATGGACAATAGTGGCAGCCTCAATGCTCAGGTCATTCATCAGCTGGGCCCTGGCCTCAGGTCCAAGATGGCCATCCAGACCCAGCAGTCGAAGTTTGTGAACTGGCAGGTGGATGGGGAGTACCGGGGTTCCGACTTCACAGCAGCCGTCACTTTGGGGAACCCAGACGTTCTGGTGGGTTCAGGAATCCTCGTGGCCCACTACCTCCAGAGCATCACGCCGTGTCTGGCCCTGGGCGGAGAGCTGGTCTACCACCGGCGGCCCGGAGAGGAGGGCACTGTCATGTCACTAGCTGGGAAGTATACATTGAACAACTGGTTGGCGACAGTAACACTGGGCCAGGCGGGCATGCATGCAACGTACTACCACAAAGCCAGTGACCAGCTGCAGGTGGGTGTGGAGTTCGAGGCCAGCACAAGGATGCAGGACACAAGTGTCTCCTTCGGGTACCAGCTGGACCTGCCCAAGGCCAACCTCCTCTTCAAAGGCTCTGTGGACAGCAACTGGATCGTGGGCGCCACGCTGGAGAAGAAGCTCCCGCCACTGCCCCTGACGCTGGCCCTCGGGGCCTTCCTGAATCACCGAAAGAACAAGTTCCAGTGCGGCTTCGGCCTCACCATTGGCTGA